In bacterium 336/3, the following proteins share a genomic window:
- a CDS encoding DNA methyltransferase has translation MTESIIISKVWNFANVLRDDGVGYGDYLEQITYLLFLKMADEFNQPPYDKGLKFPKLKDEQGKELPNAETCDWQTLSQKRGLELETFYNQMLRSLGNEKGILGQIFTKSQNKIQDPAKLLKIIDMIDKEQWNLMGADIKGGIYEGLLEKNAEDTKSGAGQYFTPRALIKAIVACVRPKPMRTIIDPSCGTGGFFLAAYDFLKKQGLDRDEKEFLKNKTFYGNEIVANTRRLCLMNMFLHNIGEIDGESLISSADALIADNGTRYDYVLANPPFGKKSSMTITNEEGNQEKQDYIVNRQDFVATTANKQLNFLQHIKTLLKVTGQAAVVLPDNILFEGGAGETVRKELLRTTELHTILRLPTGIFYAQGVKANVLFFDNQPASKDPWTKEVWIYDYRTNISHTLKKNPLTFNDLEDFIQCYNPENRNKRVETWSEANPEGRWRKFTYSEIIERDKTNLDIFWIKDKSLTDLDNLPDPDVLANEIIENLEAGLNSFKEIMETINGDE, from the coding sequence ATGACCGAATCAATTATTATATCCAAAGTATGGAATTTTGCCAATGTCCTCAGAGATGATGGTGTGGGCTATGGTGATTATTTAGAACAAATTACCTATTTGCTATTCTTAAAAATGGCAGATGAATTCAATCAGCCCCCATACGACAAAGGACTAAAATTTCCCAAACTCAAAGATGAACAAGGCAAAGAGTTACCAAACGCAGAAACCTGCGACTGGCAAACCCTTTCACAAAAAAGAGGTTTAGAGTTAGAAACCTTTTATAACCAAATGCTCCGCAGTTTAGGCAATGAAAAAGGTATTTTAGGTCAGATTTTCACCAAAAGTCAAAATAAAATTCAAGACCCTGCCAAACTCTTAAAAATCATTGATATGATTGATAAAGAGCAATGGAATTTGATGGGTGCAGATATTAAAGGAGGAATATATGAAGGACTTTTGGAAAAAAATGCTGAAGATACCAAAAGTGGTGCAGGGCAATATTTTACACCTCGTGCCTTAATCAAAGCTATTGTGGCTTGTGTTCGTCCCAAACCTATGCGAACTATCATAGATCCTTCTTGTGGTACGGGTGGTTTCTTTTTAGCAGCCTACGATTTTTTAAAGAAACAGGGATTAGACAGAGATGAAAAAGAGTTTTTGAAAAATAAAACCTTTTATGGCAATGAAATTGTAGCCAATACTCGTCGTTTGTGTTTGATGAATATGTTTTTACATAATATAGGCGAAATAGATGGAGAAAGCCTTATTTCTTCCGCTGATGCTCTGATTGCTGATAATGGCACCCGTTATGATTATGTACTGGCAAATCCACCATTTGGTAAAAAAAGCAGTATGACCATTACCAATGAGGAAGGCAATCAGGAAAAGCAAGACTATATTGTCAATCGTCAGGACTTTGTCGCTACTACTGCCAACAAACAGCTCAACTTTTTGCAACATATCAAAACACTTCTAAAAGTTACAGGTCAGGCAGCTGTAGTATTGCCAGATAACATACTTTTTGAGGGAGGTGCAGGTGAAACAGTACGAAAAGAACTATTGAGAACTACTGAATTACATACAATTTTGAGGCTTCCGACAGGTATTTTCTATGCACAGGGTGTAAAAGCGAATGTATTGTTTTTTGATAATCAGCCAGCTTCCAAAGACCCTTGGACAAAGGAAGTATGGATATATGACTATCGTACTAACATCAGCCATACTTTGAAGAAAAATCCTTTAACTTTTAACGATTTAGAAGATTTTATTCAGTGCTATAATCCTGAAAATCGTAATAAAAGAGTAGAAACTTGGAGTGAAGCCAATCCTGAAGGCAGATGGCGTAAATTTACTTATTCAGAGATTATAGAAAGGGATAAAACCAATCTGGATATTTTTTGGATAAAAGATAAAAGCCTTACTGATTTAGACAATTTGCCAGATCCTGATGTATTGGCAAATGAAATCATTGAAAACCTAGAGGCTGGCTTAAATAGTTTTAAAGAAATAATGGAAACTATCAATGGAGATGAATAA